One segment of Plasmodium vivax chromosome 14, whole genome shotgun sequence DNA contains the following:
- a CDS encoding dihydrolipoamide dehydrogenase family protein (encoded by transcript PVX_100555A), producing MSAVVSRTRVAFFPGRRHFSSKKDYDVIVIGGGPGGYVCSIRCAQNKLNVLNVNEDKKLGGTCLNRGCIPSKALLHIAHKYYEAKNKFKQSGIIIDSVHLDVEAIHKQKNKCMGNLADGITYLYKTNKVNHLVGHGSIVDGNTVLVNSEGKEKLVTAERIVIATGSKPIEIPLKKLNEDTAKEAETVEELLQYDHQVIQTSDDILNFKKIPKKISIIGGGVIGLEIGSVFAKMGSDVTIFEYNSRLCTFLDADVSKVLQKTLEKVKIKFAFNSSVVGGSVQNGEATLFAKNAKTKEIQKVTSDVVLVCVGRRPNFDDLNLEKLNVQLGQNKRLQVDASFGVASHPTIKAIGDAIDGPMLAHKAEEEGYILANILLSELKLKKPKKSHLNYDLVPSVIYTHPEVASVGLNEERCKQRNLPYKAVTFPFAANSRSRTIDDFDGVIKLLVESNSNKILGSQIVGNNASDLILPLSIYVANGGSSKSLSKVIYAHPTFSEVIKEVALQSFDRAIHM from the coding sequence CTGAACGTTAACGAAGATAAGAAGCTGGGAGGCACGTGCCTGAACAGAGGCTGCATACCCTCCAAGGCCCTCCTTCACATTGCCCACAAATATTACGAagcaaaaaacaaatttaagcAAAGCGGCATTATCATAGACAGTGTGCATCTGGATGTTGAGGCCATACACAAgcagaaaaacaaatgcatGGGGAATCTAGCCGACGGAATCACCTACCTGTATAAGACGAACAAGGTTAACCACCTGGTGGGGCATGGGAGCATCGTAGATGGGAACACCGTTTTGGTAAACAGCGaagggaaggagaagctaGTGACTGCGGAGCGTATTGTTATCGCAACGGGGTCTAAGCCGATAGAGATTCCATTAAAGAAGCTGAATGAGGACACCGCAAAGGAGGCAGAGACAGTTGAGGAGCTCCTTCAGTACGACCACCAAGTGATACAGACATCGGATGACATCCTTAACTTTAAGAAGATCCCCAAGAAGATCTCCATCATTGGTGGTGGCGTCATAGGGTTAGAAATAGGTTCTgtttttgccaaaatgggtTCAGATGTCACCATTTTTGAGTACAACAGCAGGTTATGCACCTTCCTAGATGCAGATGTAAGCAAGGTGCTCCAAAAAACGCtcgaaaaggtgaaaatcAAGTTTGCCTTCAACTCATCCGTGGTAGGGGGgagtgtgcaaaatggggaagctaCCTTATTTGCCAAAAACGCAAAGACAAAGGAGATACAAAAGGTAACATCCGATGTCGTTCTCGTCTGCGTTGGTAGGAGACCCAACTTTGACGACCTGAATTTGGAAAAGCTAAACGTCCAGCTGGGCCAAAACAAAAGACTACAGGTGGATGCTTCCTTCGGGGTCGCTTCCCACCCAACTATAAAGGCCATCGGGGATGCAATCGACGGACCTATGCTGGCTCACAaggcagaagaagaagggtACATCCTGGCCAACATCCTCCTCAGCGAGTTAAAGCTAAAGAAGCCCAAAAAGTCGCACCTCAATTACGACTTGGTACCAAGTGTTATATACACCCACCCGGAGGTCGCCAGCGTAGGCCTAAATGAAGAGAGGTGCAAACAGAGGAATCTCCCCTACAAGGCAGTCACCTTTCCCTTTGCTGCAAACAGCAGGTCTCGAACCATAGATGATTTTGATGGGGTGATTAAGCTCCTCGTGGAAAGTAACTCGAACAAAATCCTGGGGTCTCAAATTGTTGGGAATAATGCCAGCGATTTGATTCTCCCTCTCTCCATTTATGTGGCCAACGGGGGGTCCTCCAAAAGCCTCAGCAAGGTTATTTATGCGCACCCCACCTTCTCCGAGGTCATCAAGGAGGTCGCCCTGCAGTCCTTCGACAGGGCCATCCACATGTGA